From a region of the Myroides sp. JBRI-B21084 genome:
- a CDS encoding translocation/assembly module TamB domain-containing protein → MAVIITTPIVQTELAHYATKQLNEKFNIRTSIGQVALQINGDVLIKQVHILDDHNNDLVYIDRLYTDIIDFKQLTQGKLLFGDTNIQDVSFFIHKYKGDSLTNLDKFIAVFDDGKPGKGNFFMKIEHLDLSNGHFKITDDNTKNTPVDFKQMNGSLNNLIVKGPNINADITKLTFKDKRGIEIKDLVTSFSMTKTSMNLKPFLIETEDSELKGTIKMNYKEGDLKYFTEKVNLVVSLQKSKISTNDLNYFYNKFGLNNTLYLNTNAVGTLNNFKLENTQLSDTFGSEIIGNFALKNVFVKTNPLRIEANFNRLNTSRTNAVALLPSILEKALPQQLDKLGLINAQGFVAYENFYVDANLETTTNLGFAKADLELWNVNQKQNATYKGVVVLDNFDVGTLIDNQKLQTASLTAEVNGKSFDPSTLNTLLKSDIQHFTFNNYTYKNIAVDGVLKLPAYTGTLVSNDPNALLNFNGTLDLSKEKTAVDFKADIKNLNLNALHIVKDSLGILKGNFVLNGTGKNIDTFEGSILAENTSYTNTKDTYTFDHLRINSSFLPNKSRLIAIESTDLVNGYIRGNFKFNQLKDIVENSLGSLYKNYSPNKIATNQYIEYDLKIQNKIIDVFIPKLKIANETNLFGKITADSGEFILNLNAPFVKYANNKFTNVQIDMNSLRENQNTFIGIDTIDLNVYKAYDFVLNNAKKNDTLYVDTSFIGGADAKDKYDLNFYHTINQENKSVVGIQKSKVQFKESIWYLNEYNNDKNRIVFNKEINDFVVEDIQLSHNEQMVLLSGGMRGNNYKNLNLDFKNVELDKITPDLSNLTFGGLINGNVSFVQENNIFKPKSKLLINDLTINNVLLGLFNFEVEGDQALRNFNVKSNIVNNFQEHFYMDGDISVEKGKSRLNLDAGFKNFDLKAIAPFLTSIFSDVRGDASGRVTIQGTHKKPDIEGKLYLNNAGMRPVFTGVDYIFNKNAPLDVTENQFILRNVEITDSKYKTTGFVNGIISHNKFKNWNINAKLASTNLLALDTDYKEGTPYYGTAFIDGTATIKGPVENLVVNIEAKSNKGTNIKIPLDDAGGLGDNNFVHFLSAKEKADRLKGIQTKSPNTQFGGVQLNFEFFINPSAEIEIILDRDSGHGMKGKGAGFITMEINTLGRFNMWGDFQVYNGEYNFKYGGIIDKKLDVVKYGTIRWDGEPLNAILDLQAVYKTQANPGLILESSEINRKVDTKVTIALQGNLSAPEIDFLIDFPNVSSSIKSEIEYRLADKDTRETQAMALLATGSFVTATNATNAVYGSLFERASSLFDDLFSDDEGKFQVGLNYSQSERNPNKEIEDAARVGVTFSTQITDRILVNSKLGVPIGGREQNVIVGDVEVQLLLNPDGTLRARVFNRENDINYIGEGIVYKQGIGLTYEVDFNTFKELIKKILVKADKKTSEKKNNTNLPDDDDFGVEFLNFQENRREENSNDTNSKPEPN, encoded by the coding sequence GTGGCAGTAATAATTACAACCCCAATTGTACAAACAGAATTGGCACATTACGCAACTAAACAATTAAATGAAAAGTTTAATATTCGCACTTCTATAGGTCAAGTTGCACTACAAATTAACGGTGATGTACTTATTAAACAAGTACATATTTTAGACGATCACAACAATGATTTGGTTTATATTGACCGCCTTTATACAGATATTATTGATTTTAAACAATTAACGCAAGGAAAACTACTTTTTGGCGATACTAATATTCAAGATGTTTCTTTTTTTATACACAAATACAAAGGAGATTCTTTAACCAATTTAGATAAATTTATTGCTGTTTTTGATGACGGTAAGCCAGGAAAAGGCAATTTTTTTATGAAAATTGAGCATTTAGATCTTTCTAATGGTCATTTTAAAATTACCGATGATAACACCAAAAATACGCCTGTAGATTTTAAGCAAATGAATGGTTCTTTAAATAATTTAATTGTGAAAGGACCAAACATTAATGCTGATATTACCAAATTAACTTTTAAAGACAAGCGTGGAATTGAAATTAAAGACTTGGTTACAAGTTTTTCAATGACAAAAACGTCAATGAATTTAAAACCTTTTTTAATAGAAACTGAAGATTCTGAACTAAAAGGTACTATTAAAATGAACTACAAAGAAGGTGATCTTAAATATTTTACCGAAAAAGTAAATTTGGTAGTTTCTTTACAAAAATCTAAAATTTCAACAAACGATTTAAATTATTTTTACAACAAATTTGGATTGAATAATACTTTGTATTTAAATACAAATGCTGTTGGAACATTAAATAATTTTAAACTTGAAAACACTCAATTATCTGATACTTTTGGATCTGAAATTATTGGAAATTTTGCTTTAAAAAATGTTTTTGTTAAAACAAATCCATTGCGAATTGAAGCTAATTTTAATAGATTAAATACCTCTCGTACAAATGCTGTTGCTTTATTACCTTCTATTTTAGAAAAAGCTTTACCACAACAATTAGATAAATTGGGTTTAATAAACGCCCAAGGTTTTGTTGCGTATGAGAATTTTTATGTAGATGCCAATCTTGAAACAACTACCAATTTAGGTTTTGCAAAAGCCGATTTAGAACTTTGGAATGTTAACCAAAAGCAAAACGCAACATATAAAGGAGTTGTAGTCTTAGATAATTTTGATGTTGGAACTTTAATCGATAATCAAAAACTACAAACAGCATCGCTAACTGCAGAAGTTAATGGTAAAAGTTTTGACCCAAGTACGTTAAATACACTTTTAAAAAGTGATATTCAACATTTTACTTTTAATAATTATACTTATAAAAATATTGCTGTAGATGGTGTTTTGAAATTGCCTGCATATACCGGAACTTTAGTAAGTAACGACCCCAATGCTTTGCTAAATTTTAATGGTACTTTAGACTTATCTAAAGAAAAAACAGCGGTTGATTTTAAAGCCGATATTAAAAATTTAAACTTGAACGCTTTACATATTGTAAAGGATTCGTTAGGTATTTTAAAAGGGAATTTTGTTTTAAACGGAACCGGAAAAAATATTGATACATTTGAAGGCTCTATTTTGGCAGAAAACACATCGTACACAAACACTAAAGATACCTATACATTTGATCATTTACGTATTAATTCATCATTTTTACCCAATAAATCAAGACTAATTGCAATAGAATCAACCGATTTGGTTAATGGATACATTCGCGGAAATTTTAAATTTAATCAGCTAAAAGATATTGTAGAAAATTCATTAGGTAGCTTGTATAAAAATTATTCGCCCAATAAAATTGCAACAAACCAATACATTGAGTACGATTTAAAAATTCAAAATAAAATCATTGATGTTTTTATTCCTAAGTTAAAAATTGCCAACGAAACAAATTTGTTTGGTAAAATAACTGCTGATAGCGGTGAATTTATTTTAAATTTAAATGCTCCGTTTGTAAAATATGCTAATAATAAGTTTACCAATGTTCAAATAGATATGAACAGTTTGCGCGAAAATCAAAATACTTTTATAGGTATTGATACCATTGATTTAAACGTTTACAAAGCTTATGATTTTGTGTTAAATAATGCTAAGAAAAACGATACATTATACGTTGATACATCGTTTATTGGTGGTGCTGATGCAAAAGATAAATACGATTTAAATTTTTACCATACCATTAATCAAGAAAATAAATCAGTTGTTGGTATTCAAAAGTCTAAAGTACAATTTAAAGAATCGATTTGGTATTTAAATGAATACAACAACGATAAAAACAGAATAGTTTTTAATAAAGAAATTAATGATTTTGTGGTTGAAGATATTCAATTATCACATAACGAGCAAATGGTTTTGTTAAGCGGTGGTATGCGTGGAAACAACTACAAAAATTTGAATCTTGACTTTAAAAATGTTGAATTAGATAAAATTACCCCCGATTTATCAAATTTAACTTTTGGTGGTTTAATAAACGGAAATGTTTCGTTTGTGCAAGAAAACAATATTTTTAAACCAAAATCTAAACTACTTATAAACGATTTAACAATTAATAATGTTTTGTTAGGTTTGTTTAATTTTGAAGTAGAAGGCGATCAGGCATTGAGAAACTTTAATGTAAAATCCAATATTGTAAATAATTTTCAAGAACATTTTTACATGGATGGCGACATTTCGGTTGAAAAAGGTAAAAGTCGTCTTAACTTAGATGCAGGTTTTAAAAACTTTGATTTAAAAGCAATTGCTCCATTTTTAACATCAATATTTTCTGATGTTCGTGGCGATGCTTCCGGTAGAGTAACCATTCAAGGGACACATAAAAAACCAGATATCGAAGGCAAATTATACCTTAATAATGCAGGTATGCGACCTGTTTTTACTGGTGTTGATTATATTTTTAATAAAAACGCGCCTTTAGATGTTACTGAAAATCAATTCATCTTAAGAAATGTTGAAATAACCGATTCTAAATACAAAACAACTGGTTTTGTTAACGGAATTATATCGCACAACAAATTTAAAAATTGGAATATCAATGCCAAGTTAGCATCAACAAATTTATTGGCTTTAGATACCGATTATAAAGAAGGAACACCCTATTACGGAACCGCTTTTATTGATGGAACAGCAACAATTAAAGGACCAGTTGAAAATTTAGTTGTAAATATTGAGGCTAAATCAAACAAAGGTACCAACATTAAAATTCCATTAGATGATGCAGGTGGGTTGGGCGATAACAATTTTGTACATTTTTTATCAGCTAAAGAAAAAGCCGATCGTTTAAAAGGCATTCAAACAAAATCGCCAAATACACAATTTGGAGGGGTTCAATTAAATTTTGAATTTTTTATTAATCCAAGCGCCGAAATTGAAATTATTTTAGATCGCGATTCAGGGCACGGAATGAAAGGAAAAGGAGCAGGTTTTATTACCATGGAAATTAATACGCTTGGGCGATTTAATATGTGGGGCGATTTTCAGGTTTACAACGGTGAATACAACTTTAAATACGGTGGTATTATTGATAAAAAACTTGATGTTGTAAAATATGGTACCATTCGTTGGGATGGTGAACCACTTAATGCCATTTTAGATTTACAAGCCGTTTATAAAACACAGGCTAATCCTGGTTTAATTTTAGAAAGTTCTGAAATTAACCGCAAAGTTGATACAAAAGTTACCATAGCATTACAAGGTAATTTAAGTGCACCCGAGATTGACTTTTTAATTGATTTTCCTAACGTAAGTTCAAGTATAAAATCGGAAATAGAATACCGATTGGCCGATAAAGACACGCGTGAAACCCAAGCAATGGCATTGTTAGCTACAGGTAGTTTTGTTACTGCAACTAACGCAACAAATGCAGTTTATGGTAGTTTGTTTGAACGTGCAAGTAGTTTATTCGACGATTTGTTTTCTGATGACGAAGGTAAGTTTCAAGTCGGTTTAAATTACTCGCAAAGTGAAAGAAATCCTAATAAAGAAATTGAAGATGCGGCACGTGTAGGTGTAACTTTTTCAACCCAAATTACTGACCGTATTTTAGTGAACAGTAAATTAGGTGTGCCAATTGGTGGCCGCGAGCAAAATGTAATTGTGGGCGATGTGGAAGTTCAACTTTTATTAAACCCTGATGGAACTTTACGTGCTCGTGTTTTTAATCGCGAAAACGATATTAATTACATTGGCGAAGGTATTGTTTATAAACAAGGTATTGGTTTAACCTACGAAGTTGATTTTAATACATTTAAAGAATTAATAAAGAAAATTTTAGTAAAAGCCGATAAAAAAACTTCAGAGAAAAAAAATAATACCAATTTACCCGATGACGATGATTTTGGAGTTGAGTTTTTAAACTTTCAAGAAAACCGTCGAGAAGAAAATTCAAACGATACAAATTCAAAGCCAGAACCTAACTAG
- a CDS encoding THUMP-like domain-containing protein, producing the protein MLNTDLQNFINNHLNKNIKEIAFKKNPFPEYEWSWILNQIQAKKKAENKLPTWFANKNVIFPSVLSVEQTSSETLAQFKATLFSGDSFIDLTSGFGVDDLYFAKKFKHVFYCEIQDDLAIIAKHNFNELSVTNIQTFSGDSIEYLKNLNQNFDLIYLDPARRDGQKSKVFLLKDCTPNVVELQDFLFEKTNTVLIKVAPLLDISSILNELKNVKTIYAIALHNEVKELLIVLEKDFRNETELTAVNILNNGKIYQDTFPLNDVKDFNLSLPLKYLYEPFSSYLKLGNYNTIGNKFDLAKLHKHTHLYTSNQLIDFPGRCFKIEQIIPYNKKELKLLENTKCNITTRNFPLKVEEIRKKHKIKDGGECYAFFTTNLNEDKIVILCKKITT; encoded by the coding sequence ATGTTAAATACTGATTTACAAAATTTTATAAATAATCACCTAAATAAAAACATTAAAGAAATTGCATTTAAAAAGAATCCATTTCCAGAATATGAATGGAGTTGGATTTTAAATCAAATTCAAGCTAAAAAAAAGGCCGAAAACAAACTACCAACCTGGTTTGCTAATAAAAATGTAATTTTTCCTAGTGTTTTATCTGTTGAACAAACTTCGTCTGAAACTTTGGCTCAATTTAAAGCTACTTTATTCAGTGGCGATTCATTTATTGATTTAACAAGTGGGTTTGGAGTGGATGATTTGTACTTTGCAAAGAAGTTTAAACATGTTTTTTATTGCGAAATTCAAGATGATTTAGCTATTATAGCCAAGCATAATTTCAACGAATTAAGTGTAACAAATATTCAAACATTTTCGGGTGATAGTATTGAATATCTTAAAAATTTAAATCAAAACTTTGATTTAATTTATTTAGATCCTGCTCGCCGAGATGGTCAAAAATCAAAGGTATTTTTATTAAAAGATTGCACACCAAACGTAGTAGAATTACAAGATTTTTTATTTGAAAAAACAAATACTGTTTTAATTAAAGTAGCTCCTTTGTTAGATATTTCGTCTATTTTAAACGAATTGAAAAATGTGAAAACTATTTATGCAATTGCTTTACACAACGAAGTTAAAGAGCTTTTAATAGTTTTAGAAAAGGATTTTAGGAACGAAACAGAATTAACTGCTGTAAATATTTTAAATAACGGTAAAATTTATCAAGATACATTTCCTTTAAATGATGTTAAAGACTTTAATTTATCATTGCCTTTAAAATATCTTTATGAACCATTTAGTAGTTATTTAAAGTTAGGGAATTACAACACCATAGGTAATAAATTTGACTTAGCCAAATTGCACAAACACACTCATTTATATACTTCTAATCAATTAATTGATTTTCCAGGGCGATGCTTTAAAATAGAGCAAATTATTCCTTACAACAAAAAGGAACTAAAATTATTAGAAAACACAAAATGTAATATCACAACCCGAAATTTTCCTTTAAAAGTTGAAGAAATTAGAAAAAAACACAAAATTAAAGATGGTGGCGAATGTTATGCTTTTTTTACAACAAATTTAAATGAAGATAAAATTGTAATACTTTGCAAAAAAATAACGACTTGA
- the mqo gene encoding malate dehydrogenase (quinone) encodes MLTNKGTESDIVLIGAGIMSATLGLLLKELNSNATIEIFERLDSAANESSDAMNNAGTGHAAFCELNYTPEKNGVIDTTKALDICEQFEESRQFWSYLVKKNIIQSPKSFVNSVPHMSFVWGDKNIDFLKKRHQALKNQPLFSNMLYSEDKATIQNWAPLIMQNRNENDKVAATYMDLGTDVNFGELTRKMINHQVNQNGVNVTFDTEVYDLKKTTDGKWNVYVKNIKTGEKRVVKTKFVFIGAGGASILLLKKSGIPEGNSYGGFPVSGQWLVCEDENLAAQHFAKVYGLASVGAPPMSVPHLDTRFVNGKKSLLFGPYAGFSTKFLKTGSYWDLFSSISTGNIGTMVGAGLDNMALTKYLISEVLASPDKKMASLKEYFPNANPKDWRLEIAGQRVQTMKRNSEGKPELAFGTEVVSAADGSLAVLLGASPGASTTVTIMLKLIEKCFVNDFKSAEWQAKFKEMIPSFGLKLNDHPELLKELRAETSKTLELKY; translated from the coding sequence ATGTTAACAAATAAAGGTACAGAAAGCGATATTGTATTAATAGGTGCAGGTATAATGAGTGCTACACTTGGATTGTTGTTAAAAGAATTAAACAGCAATGCAACTATTGAAATTTTTGAACGTTTAGATAGTGCTGCAAATGAAAGTTCTGACGCAATGAATAATGCCGGAACCGGACACGCTGCTTTTTGTGAATTAAATTATACACCTGAAAAAAACGGGGTAATTGATACAACTAAAGCATTAGATATTTGTGAACAGTTTGAAGAGTCACGCCAATTTTGGTCGTACCTTGTTAAGAAAAACATTATACAATCGCCAAAATCATTTGTAAACTCTGTACCACACATGAGTTTTGTATGGGGCGATAAAAATATAGATTTCTTAAAAAAGCGTCATCAAGCGTTAAAAAATCAACCACTATTTAGCAACATGCTTTATAGTGAAGATAAGGCTACCATTCAAAATTGGGCGCCTTTAATTATGCAAAATCGCAACGAAAACGATAAAGTTGCAGCAACATACATGGATTTGGGTACTGATGTAAATTTTGGAGAACTTACTCGTAAAATGATCAATCATCAGGTAAATCAAAACGGTGTAAATGTTACTTTTGATACCGAAGTTTACGACCTTAAAAAAACTACCGATGGCAAATGGAATGTTTATGTAAAGAACATTAAAACAGGTGAAAAAAGAGTTGTTAAAACTAAATTTGTTTTTATAGGTGCTGGTGGAGCGTCAATTTTATTGTTAAAAAAATCGGGAATTCCAGAAGGAAATTCATACGGTGGTTTTCCAGTTTCAGGACAATGGTTAGTTTGTGAAGATGAAAATTTGGCAGCACAACATTTTGCAAAAGTGTATGGATTAGCTTCGGTTGGTGCTCCGCCTATGTCGGTTCCACATTTAGATACCCGTTTTGTTAATGGAAAGAAATCGTTATTGTTTGGTCCATATGCAGGGTTTTCAACTAAATTTCTAAAAACAGGTTCGTATTGGGATTTATTCAGTTCAATTTCAACCGGAAATATTGGAACCATGGTTGGTGCAGGATTAGATAATATGGCATTAACCAAATATTTAATTTCAGAAGTATTAGCATCGCCAGATAAAAAAATGGCATCGTTAAAAGAATATTTTCCAAATGCAAATCCAAAAGATTGGCGTTTAGAAATTGCTGGTCAACGTGTACAAACCATGAAACGTAATAGTGAAGGTAAGCCAGAATTAGCATTTGGAACTGAGGTGGTTAGTGCTGCCGATGGTAGTTTGGCTGTATTGTTAGGGGCGTCGCCTGGTGCTTCAACAACAGTAACTATTATGTTAAAACTTATAGAAAAATGTTTTGTGAACGATTTTAAATCTGCTGAATGGCAAGCTAAGTTTAAAGAAATGATTCCTTCGTTCGGATTAAAATTAAATGATCATCCGGAATTATTAAAAGAATTAAGAGCAGAAACTTCTAAAACGTTAGAATTAAAATATTAA
- a CDS encoding 16S rRNA (uracil(1498)-N(3))-methyltransferase: MQLFYAENIEPTFTEYTFDKEESKHIVKVLRKLEGSILHITNGKGYLFICEIILASEKKCIVKIKESQFTEPRNFKIHMVVAPTKMNDRYEWFLEKAAEIGVDEVTPIICDHSERKIIKTDRFDKILISAMKQSNQMYLPILNEPIKLTDFLSKEISGQKFIAHCEETDKIELKNRIEKQQNYTLLIGPEGDFSTNEINKALNNGYLPVALGNTRLRTETAAIVGCHTFVIMNS; encoded by the coding sequence ATGCAGTTATTTTACGCCGAAAATATTGAACCTACATTTACAGAATATACTTTTGATAAAGAAGAAAGCAAACACATAGTTAAAGTTTTACGTAAATTAGAAGGTTCTATTTTACACATTACCAACGGAAAAGGTTATTTATTTATTTGTGAAATTATTTTAGCATCAGAAAAAAAATGTATCGTAAAAATAAAGGAATCGCAATTTACCGAACCAAGAAACTTTAAAATACACATGGTGGTTGCACCAACAAAAATGAACGATCGCTACGAATGGTTTTTAGAAAAAGCGGCTGAAATTGGAGTTGATGAAGTTACACCTATTATTTGCGATCATTCTGAAAGAAAAATTATTAAAACAGATCGTTTCGATAAAATTTTAATCAGTGCTATGAAGCAATCTAATCAAATGTATTTACCCATTTTAAACGAACCAATTAAACTTACCGATTTTTTATCGAAAGAAATCAGCGGACAAAAGTTTATTGCACATTGTGAAGAAACTGATAAAATTGAATTAAAAAACAGAATTGAAAAGCAACAAAACTACACCTTATTAATTGGACCAGAAGGCGATTTTTCAACAAACGAAATAAACAAAGCACTTAACAATGGTTATTTACCTGTAGCTTTAGGAAACACGCGTTTACGTACCGAAACTGCCGCAATTGTTGGCTGCCATACTTTTGTAATAATGAACAGCTAA
- the gap gene encoding type I glyceraldehyde-3-phosphate dehydrogenase, translated as MEKIKIGINGFGRIGRLVLRESFERNDIDVVAINDLMDVELLAYILKYDSVHGTFKGEIEIKENDLIVNDTKIRVTAEKDPTLLKWNEVNAAIVVDCTGIFKTLETASLHLKAGAEKVVISSPSDDVPMFVMGVNHYEMKASQKIISNASCTTNCLAPIAKILNDNFGIEEGLMTTVHAATASQMVVDGASKKDFRGGRSALNNIIPASTGAAKAVTKVIPELTGKLTGMAFRIPTPNVSVVDLTVKLKTPTTYDNIMKVFKNAAENEFKNIIGFTNEAVVSQDFLSDARISIIDADAGIALNDTFFKIVSWYDNEYGYSAKLLDLIAYTSRLK; from the coding sequence ATGGAAAAAATAAAAATTGGGATAAACGGATTTGGTAGAATTGGTCGTTTGGTTTTACGAGAATCTTTTGAACGTAATGATATTGACGTTGTTGCAATTAACGATTTAATGGATGTAGAACTTTTAGCATATATTTTAAAATACGATTCGGTTCACGGAACTTTTAAAGGCGAAATTGAAATTAAAGAAAATGATTTAATTGTAAATGATACTAAAATTAGAGTTACTGCTGAAAAAGATCCAACATTATTAAAATGGAACGAAGTAAATGCAGCTATAGTTGTTGATTGTACGGGTATTTTTAAAACACTTGAAACAGCCAGTTTACATTTAAAAGCAGGTGCTGAAAAAGTGGTTATTTCTTCACCATCTGATGATGTTCCAATGTTTGTAATGGGCGTAAACCACTATGAAATGAAAGCTTCTCAAAAAATAATTTCAAATGCATCGTGTACTACAAACTGCTTGGCACCAATTGCCAAAATTTTAAACGATAATTTTGGAATTGAAGAAGGATTAATGACAACGGTGCATGCTGCAACAGCATCGCAAATGGTAGTTGATGGTGCTTCAAAAAAGGATTTTCGCGGAGGGCGTTCAGCTTTAAATAACATTATTCCAGCAAGTACAGGTGCAGCAAAAGCAGTTACAAAAGTAATACCAGAACTAACAGGTAAACTTACCGGAATGGCTTTTAGAATACCAACACCAAACGTATCGGTTGTAGATTTAACAGTTAAATTAAAAACACCAACAACCTATGATAATATAATGAAGGTGTTTAAAAATGCTGCCGAAAATGAATTTAAAAACATAATTGGTTTTACAAATGAAGCTGTAGTTTCACAAGACTTTCTTTCAGACGCCCGTATTTCAATAATTGATGCAGATGCTGGTATAGCGTTAAACGATACTTTTTTTAAAATTGTTTCGTGGTATGATAACGAATATGGTTATTCTGCCAAACTTTTAGACCTAATTGCTTATACAAGTCGATTAAAATAA
- the pfkA gene encoding 6-phosphofructokinase codes for MNLQNIKRIAVLTSGGDAPGMNATIRAVVRACTFYKIDCFGVFRGFQGLIEGDLKQMGPRDVKYIISKGGTILKSARSKEFMTLEGRKKAYETLQKNQIDALIVIGGDGSFTGALMLSVEFNFPVIGIPGTIDNDIFGTSHTIGYDTALNTIIDVVDKIRDTATSHKRIFFVEVMGRDAGFVALNSGIGIGAEAILIPEENIGLPKLLENLKRSKASGKSSCIVIVAEGEKSGKNVYELSNYVEENLPEYDVRVSVIGHIQRGGAPSCFDRVLASRSGVAAVEALLKGEKNIMIGLQNDLIAYTPLEKAIKEHAQIDKELIRISDILAV; via the coding sequence ATGAATTTACAAAATATTAAACGAATAGCAGTACTAACTTCGGGTGGTGATGCCCCAGGTATGAATGCAACTATACGCGCAGTTGTAAGGGCATGTACTTTTTATAAAATAGATTGCTTTGGTGTTTTTCGCGGGTTTCAAGGATTAATTGAAGGTGATTTAAAACAAATGGGACCGCGTGATGTTAAATACATCATTTCAAAAGGAGGTACTATTTTAAAATCGGCACGTTCTAAAGAATTTATGACACTTGAAGGTCGCAAAAAAGCTTATGAAACATTACAAAAAAATCAAATAGATGCCCTGATTGTAATAGGTGGCGATGGAAGTTTTACAGGAGCTTTAATGCTTTCGGTTGAATTTAATTTTCCCGTAATAGGTATTCCTGGAACAATTGATAACGATATTTTTGGAACATCACACACCATAGGATACGATACCGCTTTGAATACCATTATTGATGTAGTTGATAAAATTCGCGATACGGCAACATCTCATAAACGCATCTTTTTTGTTGAAGTTATGGGACGTGATGCTGGCTTTGTTGCTTTAAATTCAGGAATAGGAATTGGCGCCGAAGCTATTTTAATTCCTGAAGAAAATATTGGTTTACCAAAATTATTAGAAAATTTAAAAAGAAGTAAAGCTAGTGGTAAATCAAGTTGTATTGTAATTGTTGCTGAAGGCGAAAAATCAGGCAAAAACGTTTATGAATTAAGTAATTATGTTGAAGAAAATTTACCTGAATATGATGTACGTGTTTCGGTAATAGGACATATACAGCGCGGTGGTGCGCCAAGTTGTTTTGATAGAGTTTTAGCAAGTAGATCTGGTGTAGCAGCTGTTGAAGCATTGTTAAAAGGCGAAAAGAATATAATGATTGGTTTACAAAACGATTTAATAGCTTACACACCGTTAGAAAAAGCTATTAAAGAACATGCACAAATTGATAAAGAATTAATAAGAATTTCTGATATTTTAGCAGTATAG
- the tsaD gene encoding tRNA (adenosine(37)-N6)-threonylcarbamoyltransferase complex transferase subunit TsaD, translating to MDKKSYILAIESSCDDTGAAVLFNDKVLSNVVAKQEIHEMYGGVIPELASRAHQQNIVPVIDIALKKAGITTKNLSAIAFTQGPGLMGSLLVGGSFAKSLSMALDIPLIAVNHMHAHILAHFIDEDGFEKPTFPFLALTISGGHTQIVKVKSFTEMEILGETTDDAVGEAYDKTAKILGFPYPGGPLIDKHAQNGNPKAFTFTKPKVEGLHFSFSGLKTQILYFIQKEVQKNPDFVKENINDICASVQNIIIKILMDKIKLAVEQTGITQIAIGGGVSANSGIRKALKETETKYGWKTFIPKFEYTTDNAAMIGIVGYHKYRLGIMSNDEVVSKARLEF from the coding sequence ATGGATAAAAAAAGTTATATTTTAGCTATAGAAAGTTCATGTGATGATACGGGTGCTGCTGTATTATTTAACGATAAAGTTTTAAGCAATGTTGTTGCAAAACAAGAAATTCATGAAATGTATGGTGGTGTTATTCCTGAATTAGCATCGCGTGCACACCAACAAAACATTGTACCGGTGATTGATATTGCATTAAAAAAAGCAGGTATAACAACTAAAAATCTTAGTGCTATTGCTTTTACGCAAGGCCCAGGCTTAATGGGATCTTTACTTGTTGGTGGTTCTTTTGCAAAATCGTTAAGTATGGCGTTAGATATTCCGTTAATTGCTGTAAACCATATGCACGCACACATTTTAGCTCATTTTATTGATGAAGATGGATTTGAAAAACCAACATTTCCATTTTTAGCGTTAACAATTAGTGGCGGACATACCCAAATTGTGAAGGTAAAATCATTTACAGAAATGGAAATTTTAGGTGAGACTACTGATGATGCAGTTGGTGAAGCGTACGATAAAACAGCTAAAATTTTAGGCTTTCCTTACCCAGGTGGTCCATTAATTGACAAACACGCACAAAATGGTAACCCGAAAGCTTTTACATTTACCAAACCAAAAGTTGAAGGTTTGCATTTTAGTTTTTCCGGATTAAAAACGCAGATTTTGTATTTTATACAAAAAGAAGTTCAGAAAAATCCGGATTTTGTAAAAGAAAACATTAATGATATTTGCGCATCTGTTCAAAACATTATCATTAAAATATTAATGGATAAAATTAAATTAGCCGTTGAACAAACAGGAATTACTCAAATAGCAATTGGTGGTGGCGTTTCTGCAAATTCGGGCATTCGTAAAGCTTTAAAAGAGACCGAAACCAAATATGGCTGGAAAACATTTATACCTAAATTTGAATATACAACAGATAATGCTGCTATGATTGGTATAGTTGGTTATCATAAATATCGATTAGGTATAATGAGTAATGATGAAGTTGTTTCAAAAGCAAGATTAGAATTTTAA